In Brevibacterium zhoupengii, the following are encoded in one genomic region:
- a CDS encoding RidA family protein, translated as MSKTLDRIAELGLTLPDVAAPAGVYVPALRTGNYVYTSGQLPVVDGKLPATGHIGSDVDLETGYDLARTAGLNALAAIAGVIGDLDKIVRVVKVTGFVNSADDFTQQPAVINGVSELYGEIFGDRGQHTRSAVGVNTLPLGTPVEVEVVVEVEDDAA; from the coding sequence ATGTCGAAGACCCTAGACCGCATTGCTGAACTCGGTCTCACCCTGCCAGATGTCGCCGCTCCTGCTGGCGTCTACGTCCCAGCACTGCGCACCGGCAACTACGTCTACACCTCCGGCCAACTGCCCGTCGTTGACGGAAAGCTGCCGGCGACGGGCCACATCGGCTCGGATGTCGATCTCGAGACCGGTTACGACCTGGCACGAACTGCAGGGCTCAATGCTCTCGCCGCGATCGCCGGCGTCATCGGCGATCTCGACAAGATAGTGCGTGTCGTCAAGGTCACCGGATTCGTCAACTCCGCTGATGACTTCACACAGCAGCCAGCCGTCATCAACGGCGTCTCCGAACTCTACGGCGAAATATTCGGCGACCGGGGCCAGCACACGCGCAGCGCGGTCGGCGTGAACACTCTTCCTCTCGGCACCCCCGTCGAGGTCGAGGTCGTCGTCGAGGTCGAGGACGATGCCGCTTAG
- a CDS encoding NUDIX hydrolase: protein MPLSGRTLPVSSELRWLLDQWQSDGRFPVPEAPRPASAIVLIRDSLEGVETFITRQLDARGIEDRNRLAYPVSNLRPGDLRSLPLAGWNSARCARTLSIDNKSRALHHFSAAARISFAAAGVLLAEDVDRDIVATPQTDWRGTRARLFSSEISWSQILRERDLRLRPDLCKPWLRWINTATQLHRFDTTFFLATVPFGQDIDFLSPNETSGGWKRPQEILADAGGDPDRISASTRLIAESLVDVPSVGAAMAQVRDLHPLRPEVTNDDGEWRVVIHPGRDLYRKGTLRDYAVAVGDDENDQSPGFLSLSDDDDNAETGEEETEDS, encoded by the coding sequence ATGCCGCTTAGCGGACGGACCCTGCCCGTCTCGTCGGAGCTGCGTTGGCTTTTGGACCAATGGCAGTCCGACGGGCGGTTCCCGGTTCCCGAAGCTCCCCGACCCGCCTCGGCGATCGTATTGATCAGGGACTCACTGGAAGGTGTGGAAACCTTCATCACTCGGCAGCTTGATGCCAGGGGAATCGAGGATCGCAACCGGCTGGCCTACCCGGTCAGCAACTTACGCCCCGGCGACCTGCGTAGCCTGCCTCTTGCCGGATGGAATTCAGCCCGCTGCGCGCGGACACTGAGCATCGACAATAAGTCACGGGCACTGCACCACTTCTCGGCCGCGGCCCGCATCTCATTCGCCGCTGCAGGCGTCCTGTTGGCCGAGGACGTCGACCGGGACATTGTGGCCACACCACAGACGGATTGGCGCGGAACACGGGCGCGACTGTTCTCCAGCGAGATCTCCTGGTCCCAGATCCTGCGCGAACGTGATCTCAGACTGCGACCGGATCTGTGCAAACCATGGCTGCGGTGGATCAACACAGCGACCCAGCTGCACCGCTTCGACACCACATTCTTCTTGGCCACAGTGCCGTTTGGACAGGACATCGACTTCCTGTCCCCGAACGAGACGTCCGGAGGATGGAAACGACCCCAGGAGATCCTCGCTGACGCAGGTGGGGATCCCGACCGGATCAGCGCGAGCACACGGCTGATCGCGGAGAGTCTGGTGGATGTGCCCAGCGTCGGAGCGGCCATGGCCCAGGTGCGTGACCTGCACCCGCTGCGGCCCGAGGTCACCAACGACGACGGCGAATGGCGTGTCGTCATCCATCCCGGACGCGACCTCTACCGCAAGGGCACCCTGCGCGACTATGCAGTAGCCGTCGGTGACGACGAGAACGACCAGAGCCCAGGGTTTCTGTCCCTGAGCGACGATGATGACAACGCCGAAACCGGCGAGGAGGAGACAGAGGACTCATGA
- a CDS encoding MBL fold metallo-hydrolase, translating into MRIRANNPSPMTLTGTNTYVINSADDTSSVLIDPGPEMAEHRDNFMSEIGDRTLTAIILTHQHADHSEMLGSVEQWAPGVPVYSVLEKFSRLTPPVIDGDRIAFGTDTTDALEVVATPGHTMDSISLIHDHVLYSGDTVLGEGTTIVTHPEGSLRDYLESLDRLLRLLDEGRYSTIEPAHGPSIESPAQVLEYYRSHRLERIEQVRAALDQGAASATEVCDIVYHDVDPSVRGAAEQIVRAQLNYLGALAEGDQG; encoded by the coding sequence ATGAGGATCCGCGCGAACAATCCGTCCCCGATGACGTTGACGGGCACCAACACCTACGTCATCAATTCGGCTGATGACACTTCGTCGGTGCTCATCGATCCCGGTCCTGAAATGGCCGAACACCGGGACAACTTCATGTCCGAGATCGGTGATCGAACGCTGACGGCCATCATCCTCACCCATCAGCACGCCGACCACTCGGAGATGCTCGGCAGTGTGGAGCAGTGGGCACCGGGCGTGCCTGTGTACTCAGTGCTTGAGAAATTCAGCCGTCTGACACCTCCTGTGATCGATGGTGACAGGATCGCATTCGGCACTGACACCACCGATGCCCTAGAAGTCGTAGCAACGCCAGGTCACACGATGGACAGCATCAGTCTCATCCATGATCACGTGCTCTACAGCGGCGACACGGTCCTGGGGGAGGGGACGACGATCGTCACCCACCCCGAAGGGTCTCTGCGCGACTACCTGGAGTCACTCGACCGTCTGCTGCGTCTGCTAGACGAGGGGCGCTATTCCACCATCGAGCCCGCACACGGTCCCAGCATCGAATCCCCGGCCCAAGTGCTCGAGTACTACCGCAGCCATCGCCTCGAACGCATCGAGCAGGTCAGAGCCGCCCTGGATCAGGGAGCAGCGAGCGCCACCGAAGTCTGCGACATCGTCTACCACGATGTCGACCCGAGCGTCCGCGGAGCAGCCGAACAGATCGTGCGGGCTCAGCTGAACTACCTCGGAGCCCTCGCCGAGGGCGACCAAGGGTGA
- a CDS encoding Crp/Fnr family transcriptional regulator, with product MDIEVVRGATLFAGLDDEATSALMKFMNPRSLRRGTVLFHEGDAGDELYIVSSGKLKIGRESSDGRENLLSVIGPGEIIGELSLFDPGPRSTSVTAVSQSELLSLKHEDLTTWLDERPRAAMNLLKALAQRLRRTNETVGDLVFSDVPGRVAKALLDLASRFSKPAPDGVLVAHDLTQEELAQLVGASRETVNKALADFAARGFIRLEARSVVILDMERMRNRAR from the coding sequence GTGGATATTGAAGTTGTGCGGGGCGCCACGCTCTTCGCAGGTTTGGACGATGAGGCGACAAGCGCATTGATGAAGTTCATGAACCCGCGGAGTCTCCGTCGGGGAACCGTGCTTTTCCACGAGGGCGATGCCGGCGACGAACTCTATATCGTCTCCAGCGGCAAGCTCAAGATCGGCCGCGAGTCCTCCGACGGCCGCGAAAATCTGCTCTCGGTCATCGGACCGGGCGAGATCATCGGTGAGCTCAGCCTCTTCGATCCGGGCCCACGCTCGACCTCCGTCACCGCTGTCTCTCAGTCCGAGCTGCTCAGCCTCAAGCACGAGGATCTCACGACGTGGCTCGATGAGCGCCCGCGTGCGGCGATGAACCTGCTCAAGGCTCTGGCTCAGCGTCTGCGCCGGACCAACGAGACCGTTGGTGACCTCGTGTTCTCCGATGTTCCCGGTCGTGTTGCCAAGGCGCTGCTGGACCTTGCCTCTCGCTTCTCGAAGCCGGCACCCGACGGTGTCCTCGTTGCTCACGACCTGACGCAGGAAGAGCTCGCGCAGCTCGTCGGTGCCTCGCGTGAGACCGTGAACAAGGCTCTGGCCGACTTCGCAGCTCGTGGCTTCATCCGTCTCGAGGCTCGCTCTGTCGTCATCCTCGACATGGAGCGCATGCGCAACCGCGCCCGCTGA
- the nth gene encoding endonuclease III, with amino-acid sequence MLTVAEKSARKFAKETSLGKTRRARKIHRILAEVYPNAKCELDFETPFQLLIATVLSAQTTDIRVNAVTPGLFSVFPDAHSLAVANLIEVEELIHSTGFYRAKARNIVKLANELVDTYDGEVPNSLDRLVKLAGVGRKTANVVLGNAFDTPGLTVDTHMGRLARRLGWTEEDDPVKAEHEIAALFPKKDLTLLSHRVIFHGRRICHSRRPACGACPLMALCPSFGVGELDPEKARAMLRFEMAPQA; translated from the coding sequence GTGTTGACGGTGGCAGAGAAGAGTGCGCGGAAGTTCGCGAAGGAAACCTCATTGGGCAAGACCCGACGGGCGAGGAAGATTCATCGCATCCTCGCCGAGGTGTACCCGAACGCGAAATGTGAACTCGACTTCGAGACCCCGTTCCAGCTCCTCATCGCGACCGTCCTATCTGCGCAGACCACTGACATCCGGGTCAACGCGGTGACGCCGGGACTGTTCTCTGTCTTCCCTGACGCGCACAGTCTGGCGGTGGCCAACCTCATCGAGGTCGAGGAGCTCATCCACTCGACGGGCTTCTATCGGGCGAAGGCCCGCAACATCGTCAAACTCGCGAACGAACTTGTCGACACCTACGACGGCGAGGTCCCCAACTCTTTGGACAGGCTCGTCAAGCTCGCCGGAGTCGGCCGCAAGACAGCGAACGTGGTGCTCGGAAACGCCTTCGACACCCCGGGCCTGACCGTGGACACGCACATGGGGCGCTTGGCGCGCAGACTCGGGTGGACCGAAGAGGACGACCCGGTCAAGGCCGAACATGAGATCGCGGCCCTATTCCCGAAGAAGGATCTCACTCTGCTCTCCCACAGGGTCATCTTCCACGGGCGACGCATCTGCCACTCGCGCAGGCCCGCCTGTGGAGCCTGCCCATTGATGGCTCTGTGTCCCTCGTTCGGGGTGGGAGAACTCGATCCGGAGAAGGCGCGGGCAATGTTGCGTTTTGAAATGGCGCCCCAGGCATGA
- a CDS encoding NUDIX hydrolase — translation MSADASEHRQVGPNSTGQAPVQAADVREVVHDQTLRTQLENLAASNGSPEWLRRSPAPDDDSVRDAAVLMLFGRGGQPRTDAGRVESSRLADFGVDDVDIVLLQRASTLRNHPGQVAFPGGGRDPEDDSLVAAALREAQEEAGIVPATVDVLGQMDPLYIPVSRFQVTPVIGYWAQPGAVRVMDKSESYSVYRVSVADLVAPANRGTFSRPDLKITTPAFDVGVLKVWGFTAGILDFALDHLGWAGDWDRDAHIDIDF, via the coding sequence ATGAGCGCCGACGCGAGTGAACATCGACAGGTAGGACCCAACTCGACTGGGCAGGCCCCAGTTCAGGCCGCAGATGTCCGTGAGGTCGTCCATGACCAGACGCTGCGGACTCAGCTGGAGAATCTGGCAGCGTCGAACGGTTCACCAGAGTGGCTGCGACGCTCGCCGGCACCGGACGATGATTCGGTGCGAGACGCGGCGGTTCTCATGCTCTTCGGCAGGGGAGGCCAGCCGCGCACGGACGCCGGTCGAGTCGAGTCATCACGCTTGGCAGATTTCGGTGTCGACGATGTTGACATCGTCTTGCTGCAACGGGCGAGCACACTGCGCAACCACCCAGGTCAAGTGGCGTTTCCCGGTGGCGGACGGGACCCGGAAGACGACTCCCTGGTCGCCGCAGCCCTGCGTGAAGCCCAGGAAGAAGCCGGGATCGTGCCCGCGACGGTCGACGTGCTCGGACAGATGGATCCGCTCTACATTCCTGTCAGTAGGTTCCAGGTCACTCCAGTCATCGGATACTGGGCCCAGCCCGGCGCAGTTCGGGTGATGGACAAATCGGAGTCCTACTCCGTCTACCGGGTCTCTGTTGCCGACCTGGTGGCACCTGCCAATCGGGGCACGTTCTCACGACCGGACCTGAAGATCACGACACCGGCCTTCGACGTCGGAGTTCTCAAGGTGTGGGGCTTCACCGCAGGCATCCTCGACTTTGCTCTCGACCATCTCGGCTGGGCCGGGGACTGGGACCGCGACGCACACATCGACATCGACTTCTGA